The following proteins come from a genomic window of Alosa alosa isolate M-15738 ecotype Scorff River chromosome 2, AALO_Geno_1.1, whole genome shotgun sequence:
- the LOC125287115 gene encoding protocadherin alpha-C2-like isoform X6, with translation MAFAGKCNCIEINVPLSFLVLLLFCGLAFGEIQFSVVEELENGAVVRDIAQDLGLDIRKLSTRKIKVTSNNGKRYLDINKSGRLFVNDRIDREALCDSSSSCRLNFEVLLENPSEEHNVEVDILDANDNAPQFPRDEYQLEITESALPGSRFPIEHAQDPDVGSNSVRQYRLSPNEHFALDSNKPSLNSKHIELVLKKPLDREQTPYHELILTASDGGSPALTGTAKINVRVLDSNDNVPVFDSSVYKVKLLENSPKDTLVIKLNATDLDEGTNGEVFFSFSSYTPERVRQMFSMDTNTGEIRVKSNVDYEDTTSYEMYIQAMDKGPAAVAAHCKVVVEVVDVNDNVPEIVLSSLSSPVREDARADTVVALISVTDRDSGPNKQVSLEIQPGLPFKIKSFRNYYTLVTSAFLDRETTAAYNVTLSATDGGTPPLSSQKTIQVDVADVNDNPPRFEQTSYTVYVPENNAPGASLCTVKAMDSDVNENARITYTVLNDNNHGIPVTSYVSIKPDTGVAYALRSFDYESLREFHFQIKAQDGGIPPLSRVATVYIYVMDQNDHTPEIINPPANGTRSTETVPKNADPGALVTKVVAYDADAGPNAWLIYVLEQASDLDLFKVHEHTGEVRTTRRVLEDNSTSFSLTVLVRDHGLPPRSSTATINVAILEAPPKVMPDPKRIVRPHGPLGFSNITLYLIVALSATTFVFLVTVVVLAIVRCHAYCSQPGSCSPCCVSQKAPKDGGSATIGAAASAGGPGQPNNNVVLRRDLKVEPHYIEVRGNGSLTKTYCYKTCLTATSGSDTFMFYNTGRPISGTWGSERFFTGGSGFVRRLSVPDAALQLGSNGGGFSDPGSPGDAGAELANSLQCCRWGWRRGVSPCWCRDRQ, from the coding sequence ATGGCTTTTGCCGGTAAATGTAACTGCATAGAAATTAATGTGCCTCTTTCTTTTTTGGTACTGCTATTATTTTGTGGCCTTGCTTTTGGAGAGATACAATTTTCAGTTGTAGAGGAACTGGAAAATGGGGCAGTTGTACGTGACATCGCACAGGATTTGGGTTTGGATATCCGAAAGCTCTCCACCCGAAAGATTAAGGTAACCTCTAACAACGGTAAGAGGTATCTCGATATTAATAAGAGCGGAAGATTATTTGTCAATGACAGAATCGACAGAGAGGCATTGTGTGATTCAAGCAGTTCTTGTCGTTTGAATTTCGAAGTGCTTCTTGAAAATCCGTCTGAGGAACACAATGTCGAGGTGGACATACTGGACGCAAATGACAATGCGCCGCAATTCCCGAGGGACGAATACCAGTTAGAAATTACAGAATCGGCGTTGCCGGGATCTCGTTTCCCCATCGAGCACGCCCAAGACCCTGATGTGGGTTCAAACTCGGTTCGACAGTATCGCCTCAGCCCAAACGAGCACTTTGCTCTCGATTCCAACAAGCCATCCCTGAACAGCAAGCACATCGAGCTCGTGCTCAAAAAGCCGCTGGATCGCGAGCAAACGCCTTACCACGAGTTAATATTGACAGCCTCAGATGGTGGCTCTCCGGCCTTGACAGGTACCGCCAAAATTAACGTCCGTGTTCTGGATTCGAATGACAACGTGCCTGTGTTTGACAGTTCCGTGTATAAAGTCAAGCTGCTGGAGAACTCGCCTAAGGACACATTAGTGATCAAGCTCAATGCCACGGACCTCGACGAGGGCACAAATGGCGAGGTGTTCTTCTCATTTAGTAGCTACACCCCCGAGAGGGTCAGACAGATGTTCTCCATGGACACCAACACAGGAGAGATCCGTGTCAAGAGCAACGTGGACTATGAGGACACCACCTCCTATGAGATGTACATCCAAGCCATGGACAAAGGGCCTGCTGCTGTTGCAGCCCACTGCaaagtggtggtggaggtggtggacgTGAACGACAATGTCCCCGAGATCGTCCTCTCGTCGCTGTCCAGCCCTGTGCGCGAAGATGCCCGTGCCGACACCGTGGTGGCGCTGATCAGTGTGACGGACCGTGACTCGGGCCCCAACAAGCAAGTGAGCCTGGAGATCCAGCCTGGTCTGCCATTCAAGATCAAGTCCTTTCGCAACTACTACACCCTGGTGACCTCCGCCTTCTTGGACCGCGAGACGACGGCGGCGTACAACGTGACCCTGAGCGCGACGGATGGAGGCACGCCACCCCTCTCCTCGCAGAAGACCATACAGGTGGACGTGGCCGACGTCAACGACAACCCCCCCAGATTCGAGCAGACCTCCTACACTGTCTACGTGCCTGAGAACAACGCCCCGGGTGCCTCCCTCTGCACCGTCAAGGCCATGGACTCGGACGTCAACGAAAATGCCCGCATCACCTACACCGTCCTTAACGACAACAACCACGGCATTCCCGTCACCTCCTACGTCTCCATCAAGCCGGACACGGGTGTGGCCTACGCCCTGCGCTCCTTCGATTACGAGTCACTGCGCGAGTTCCACTTTCAGATCAAGGCGCAGGACGGAGGCATCCCGCCACTGAGCCGCGTGGCCACCGTATACATCTACGTGATGGACCAGAATGACCACACGCCGGAGATCATCAACCCACCGGCCAATGGCACGCGCTCCACCGAGACGGTGCCGAAGAACGCCGACCCGGGCGCCCTGGTGACCAAGGTGGTGGCGTACGATGCTGACGCCGGCCCCAACGCCTGGCTCATCTATGTTCTGGAGCAGGCGTCTGACCTGGACTTGTTCAAGGTGCACGAGCATACGGGCGAGGTGCGGACCACGCGCCGCGTCCTGGAGGACAACTCCACCTCATTCAGCCTGACTGTTCTGGTGCGCGACCACGGCCTGCCGCCGCGCTCCTCCACCGCCACCATCAATGTGGCCATCCTGGAGGCGCCGCCCAAGGTCATGCCTGACCCCAAGCGCATTGTCCGGCCGCACGGCCCGCTGGGCTTCTCCAACATCACGCTCTACCTGATCGTGGCCCTCAGCGCCACCACCTTCGTGTTCCTGGTCACCGTGGTGGTGCTGGCCATCGTCCGCTGCCACGCCTACTGCTCTCAGCCTGGCTCCTGCTCCCCCTGCTGTGTCTCGCAGAAGGCGCCCAAGGACGGCGGCTCGGCGACCATCGGAGCGGCCGCCAGTGCGGGAGGCCCCGGACAGCCCAACAACAACGTGGTGCTCCGCCGCGACCTCAAGGTGGAGCCGCACTACATCGAGGTGCGCGGCAACGGCTCGCTGACCAAGACCTACTGCTACAAGACCTGCCTGACCGCCACGTCCGGCAGTGACACCTTCATGTTCTACAACACGGGCCGGCCCATCAGTGGCACCTGGGGATCGGAGCGGTTCTTCACTGGCGGCAGCGGCTTTGTGAGGAGACTGAGCGTACCTGATGCTGCCCTACAG
- the LOC125287115 gene encoding protocadherin alpha-C2-like isoform X7, with the protein MAFAGKCNCIEINVPLSFLVLLLFCGLAFGEIQFSVVEELENGAVVRDIAQDLGLDIRKLSTRKIKVTSNNGKRYLDINKSGRLFVNDRIDREALCDSSSSCRLNFEVLLENPSEEHNVEVDILDANDNAPQFPRDEYQLEITESALPGSRFPIEHAQDPDVGSNSVRQYRLSPNEHFALDSNKPSLNSKHIELVLKKPLDREQTPYHELILTASDGGSPALTGTAKINVRVLDSNDNVPVFDSSVYKVKLLENSPKDTLVIKLNATDLDEGTNGEVFFSFSSYTPERVRQMFSMDTNTGEIRVKSNVDYEDTTSYEMYIQAMDKGPAAVAAHCKVVVEVVDVNDNVPEIVLSSLSSPVREDARADTVVALISVTDRDSGPNKQVSLEIQPGLPFKIKSFRNYYTLVTSAFLDRETTAAYNVTLSATDGGTPPLSSQKTIQVDVADVNDNPPRFEQTSYTVYVPENNAPGASLCTVKAMDSDVNENARITYTVLNDNNHGIPVTSYVSIKPDTGVAYALRSFDYESLREFHFQIKAQDGGIPPLSRVATVYIYVMDQNDHTPEIINPPANGTRSTETVPKNADPGALVTKVVAYDADAGPNAWLIYVLEQASDLDLFKVHEHTGEVRTTRRVLEDNSTSFSLTVLVRDHGLPPRSSTATINVAILEAPPKVMPDPKRIVRPHGPLGFSNITLYLIVALSATTFVFLVTVVVLAIVRCHAYCSQPGSCSPCCVSQKAPKDGGSATIGAAASAGGPGQPNNNVVLRRDLKVEPHYIEVRGNGSLTKTYCYKTCLTATSGSDTFMFYNTGRPISGTWGSERFFTGGSGFVRRLSVPDAALQLGSNGGGFSDPGSPGDAGAELANSLQCCRNVNECFRHRGRTPAV; encoded by the coding sequence ATGGCTTTTGCCGGTAAATGTAACTGCATAGAAATTAATGTGCCTCTTTCTTTTTTGGTACTGCTATTATTTTGTGGCCTTGCTTTTGGAGAGATACAATTTTCAGTTGTAGAGGAACTGGAAAATGGGGCAGTTGTACGTGACATCGCACAGGATTTGGGTTTGGATATCCGAAAGCTCTCCACCCGAAAGATTAAGGTAACCTCTAACAACGGTAAGAGGTATCTCGATATTAATAAGAGCGGAAGATTATTTGTCAATGACAGAATCGACAGAGAGGCATTGTGTGATTCAAGCAGTTCTTGTCGTTTGAATTTCGAAGTGCTTCTTGAAAATCCGTCTGAGGAACACAATGTCGAGGTGGACATACTGGACGCAAATGACAATGCGCCGCAATTCCCGAGGGACGAATACCAGTTAGAAATTACAGAATCGGCGTTGCCGGGATCTCGTTTCCCCATCGAGCACGCCCAAGACCCTGATGTGGGTTCAAACTCGGTTCGACAGTATCGCCTCAGCCCAAACGAGCACTTTGCTCTCGATTCCAACAAGCCATCCCTGAACAGCAAGCACATCGAGCTCGTGCTCAAAAAGCCGCTGGATCGCGAGCAAACGCCTTACCACGAGTTAATATTGACAGCCTCAGATGGTGGCTCTCCGGCCTTGACAGGTACCGCCAAAATTAACGTCCGTGTTCTGGATTCGAATGACAACGTGCCTGTGTTTGACAGTTCCGTGTATAAAGTCAAGCTGCTGGAGAACTCGCCTAAGGACACATTAGTGATCAAGCTCAATGCCACGGACCTCGACGAGGGCACAAATGGCGAGGTGTTCTTCTCATTTAGTAGCTACACCCCCGAGAGGGTCAGACAGATGTTCTCCATGGACACCAACACAGGAGAGATCCGTGTCAAGAGCAACGTGGACTATGAGGACACCACCTCCTATGAGATGTACATCCAAGCCATGGACAAAGGGCCTGCTGCTGTTGCAGCCCACTGCaaagtggtggtggaggtggtggacgTGAACGACAATGTCCCCGAGATCGTCCTCTCGTCGCTGTCCAGCCCTGTGCGCGAAGATGCCCGTGCCGACACCGTGGTGGCGCTGATCAGTGTGACGGACCGTGACTCGGGCCCCAACAAGCAAGTGAGCCTGGAGATCCAGCCTGGTCTGCCATTCAAGATCAAGTCCTTTCGCAACTACTACACCCTGGTGACCTCCGCCTTCTTGGACCGCGAGACGACGGCGGCGTACAACGTGACCCTGAGCGCGACGGATGGAGGCACGCCACCCCTCTCCTCGCAGAAGACCATACAGGTGGACGTGGCCGACGTCAACGACAACCCCCCCAGATTCGAGCAGACCTCCTACACTGTCTACGTGCCTGAGAACAACGCCCCGGGTGCCTCCCTCTGCACCGTCAAGGCCATGGACTCGGACGTCAACGAAAATGCCCGCATCACCTACACCGTCCTTAACGACAACAACCACGGCATTCCCGTCACCTCCTACGTCTCCATCAAGCCGGACACGGGTGTGGCCTACGCCCTGCGCTCCTTCGATTACGAGTCACTGCGCGAGTTCCACTTTCAGATCAAGGCGCAGGACGGAGGCATCCCGCCACTGAGCCGCGTGGCCACCGTATACATCTACGTGATGGACCAGAATGACCACACGCCGGAGATCATCAACCCACCGGCCAATGGCACGCGCTCCACCGAGACGGTGCCGAAGAACGCCGACCCGGGCGCCCTGGTGACCAAGGTGGTGGCGTACGATGCTGACGCCGGCCCCAACGCCTGGCTCATCTATGTTCTGGAGCAGGCGTCTGACCTGGACTTGTTCAAGGTGCACGAGCATACGGGCGAGGTGCGGACCACGCGCCGCGTCCTGGAGGACAACTCCACCTCATTCAGCCTGACTGTTCTGGTGCGCGACCACGGCCTGCCGCCGCGCTCCTCCACCGCCACCATCAATGTGGCCATCCTGGAGGCGCCGCCCAAGGTCATGCCTGACCCCAAGCGCATTGTCCGGCCGCACGGCCCGCTGGGCTTCTCCAACATCACGCTCTACCTGATCGTGGCCCTCAGCGCCACCACCTTCGTGTTCCTGGTCACCGTGGTGGTGCTGGCCATCGTCCGCTGCCACGCCTACTGCTCTCAGCCTGGCTCCTGCTCCCCCTGCTGTGTCTCGCAGAAGGCGCCCAAGGACGGCGGCTCGGCGACCATCGGAGCGGCCGCCAGTGCGGGAGGCCCCGGACAGCCCAACAACAACGTGGTGCTCCGCCGCGACCTCAAGGTGGAGCCGCACTACATCGAGGTGCGCGGCAACGGCTCGCTGACCAAGACCTACTGCTACAAGACCTGCCTGACCGCCACGTCCGGCAGTGACACCTTCATGTTCTACAACACGGGCCGGCCCATCAGTGGCACCTGGGGATCGGAGCGGTTCTTCACTGGCGGCAGCGGCTTTGTGAGGAGACTGAGCGTACCTGATGCTGCCCTACAG